GGTCTTCATGCCGAAGCCCCCGAGAACGTCGGCTCACAACGTCTGCTGGCGGCCGCCCAGCGCGGCGACGTCGTAGACGAACGTCTTTGGATGGGCGTCGCCAAAGCGACCGGCGCACGCTGGAACTCGACGGCGCTCGTCGGCACCGCCGAACAGGTGGCGCAAGCGCTGGGGCGCTATTACGCCCTCGGCGTCGACACGTTCCTTATCCGTGGCTTCGATCCGCTCGGAGACACGATCCGTTACGGCGAATCGCTGATTCCGGCCATCCGCCGCCATACCGCCGAACTCGACCGGCAACGCACGCCTCAGGCGGCGTGATTCGCTTCACGGCCTCACTTCTTCCCTTCTTTTCAATCGTTTTTCATAGGTGTCATGATGTTGCTGCGCTGGATTCGTCGCGCCCGCTTTGCCCTTCCCACCCTTCCCGCTCTTTCTCTTTGCGCTGTCACGGCGTTCGGCGTCATGCACGTTGGCGTAGCGAACGCGCAAAGCATCACATTGCGCGTCGGGGACCAGAACTACTACAACGTGCGGGCCTCGATGGAGGCTTCGGGCGCGCTCGAAGGGGCGAACTATCAGGTCGAATGGAAACACTTCCATTCGGCCGCGCCGGTAGCCGAAGGACTCAACGCGGGGGCGCTGGACCTCGGCTTCCTCGGCGATTCGGGCTTCCTGTTTCTTGCGGCAAAAGGCGCACCGGTCAAGCTGATCGCCGTCTCGCGTCAGAACCCCGACACGATTGCGTTACTCGTGCCGAAGGATTCGCCGGTCAAATCGATCCAGGATCTCAAAGGCAAGAAGGTCGCCTACTGGCCGGGCGCGTGGAGTCAGCAACTGACGCTGCGCGCGCTCGAGAAAGCCGGGCTTCCGACCGATTACGTCCAGTTCGTCAAGCTGATGCCGGTCGATGCGGCGGTCGCGCTGCCCAACGGTTCCATCGACGCGTTCCCCGTCTGGGAGCCGTACATCTCGCAGCAAGTCGTGCACAACGGGGCGCGTCCGATCATCACCGCACGCAATCTGATGCCGGGCCTGAGTAGCGTCGCCGCTTACGCGCCATCGGTCGGCTCGAAGCACGCGGCGATTGCCGACTTCCTCGCACGGCTGCAAAAGGCACGTGCGTGGGTGGAGAGCCACAAGGAGGTTTACGCCGATCAATGGGCGAAGAAGGCCGGATTGGATCGCGACGTCGCACGGCACTGGATCGGGCAGGCCGGGATGACGGTCGATGCCGTCGACAAACAAGCTGTGGCCGACTATCAGGGCACGAGCGATTTCCTGACGCAAACCGGCGCACTGCCGAATCGCTTCGATGTCAGCAAGATCGTCGACACGTCGTTCAACGCTGTGCTCGACGTGAAGGGACAGGCGACGCGTCAGAGCGCGTCGCGATGAACCACGACGCGCGCTTACCCCTGCGACGCCTGACCTAGCATCCACTCGCGGAAGTACCGCAAGGCCGAGCGCTGTTGCAGGCGCTCCTTCGGATAGCAGAGGTAATGCCCATGACGCGGCACATCCACCCCGGCATCCACAGGCACCACGAGGCGGCCGGCCTGTACCGCCTCGCGCGCCAGAAACTCCGGCACCAATCCGACGCCCATACCTGCCTCGGCCGCCTGTAGCAGCACGGCGTACTGCTCGAACCGAGGTCCCGGGCGCTGCCCATGCGGCCCGACGTCGTAGCAAGTCGCCCACGTCCCCCACACCTCTTCCGCCTGGTTGTGCACGAGCCTCGGTGCGCGAGCCACGTCCGTTGCGCTCGCCAGCGGGTAACGCGCGACGAACGAAGGC
The Pandoraea oxalativorans genome window above contains:
- a CDS encoding ABC transporter substrate-binding protein; this encodes MHVGVANAQSITLRVGDQNYYNVRASMEASGALEGANYQVEWKHFHSAAPVAEGLNAGALDLGFLGDSGFLFLAAKGAPVKLIAVSRQNPDTIALLVPKDSPVKSIQDLKGKKVAYWPGAWSQQLTLRALEKAGLPTDYVQFVKLMPVDAAVALPNGSIDAFPVWEPYISQQVVHNGARPIITARNLMPGLSSVAAYAPSVGSKHAAIADFLARLQKARAWVESHKEVYADQWAKKAGLDRDVARHWIGQAGMTVDAVDKQAVADYQGTSDFLTQTGALPNRFDVSKIVDTSFNAVLDVKGQATRQSASR